From one bacterium genomic stretch:
- a CDS encoding zinc ribbon domain-containing protein yields the protein MPTYEYRCTKCGFRFESFQSISEKPLRSCPECKGDVERLIGSGAGVLFKGTGFYETDYKRKPEGTKKEETTKTAVKETSVKPS from the coding sequence ATGCCAACATACGAATATCGCTGTACGAAATGCGGCTTCAGGTTTGAATCCTTCCAGTCTATATCTGAAAAGCCTTTAAGGTCTTGCCCCGAATGCAAAGGTGATGTAGAACGTCTCATCGGGTCAGGTGCAGGGGTTTTATTCAAGGGCACTGGTTTCTACGAAACCGACTATAAACGCAAGCCTGAAGGAACAAAAAAGGAAGAGACGACCAAGACTGCCGTAAAGGAAACATCCGTAAAACCCTCGTGA
- a CDS encoding phosphatase PAP2 family protein, whose product MCRMALVLFTVPFVLSASWQREILDWGMIGSFGLGGYLSAKAGPFFETPLIPGAGDRPYLEERVTNPWVYGAMLATAGAVSILPNQDGWLNERSYRHLKGSLLAITSGYFIKELAKDIVGRPRPDYYDRLAKGIGLDEARDSWPSGHAAHFATAATYLSLFTWDEWRSTEPLAIAAKTGITALLVGTWAWVSWTRIQDNRHYPGDIIAGTILGSGTALLGYSCEQWWGMQNTSNGSSTFFEISPFSVTMRVRF is encoded by the coding sequence ATGTGCAGAATGGCATTGGTTCTTTTTACCGTCCCCTTTGTTTTGTCCGCATCCTGGCAGCGTGAGATTCTTGACTGGGGAATGATAGGCAGTTTCGGACTCGGAGGGTATCTTTCAGCCAAGGCGGGCCCTTTTTTTGAAACTCCCCTGATACCGGGTGCGGGCGACAGGCCATATCTCGAAGAAAGGGTCACAAATCCATGGGTTTATGGCGCCATGCTTGCAACAGCTGGTGCGGTTTCGATTCTTCCGAATCAGGATGGATGGCTTAACGAACGCAGCTACCGTCATCTTAAGGGTTCGCTTCTGGCTATCACATCCGGATACTTCATAAAGGAGTTGGCCAAAGATATAGTTGGTCGTCCACGCCCTGATTACTACGACCGTTTAGCAAAAGGTATTGGTCTCGATGAGGCGAGAGACAGCTGGCCTTCAGGGCATGCAGCGCATTTTGCGACGGCCGCCACCTACCTTTCCTTGTTTACTTGGGATGAGTGGCGCTCGACCGAACCATTGGCAATTGCTGCAAAAACCGGCATCACCGCCCTGCTTGTCGGAACCTGGGCATGGGTATCTTGGACACGAATCCAGGACAACCGGCATTATCCAGGCGACATCATAGCAGGTACGATCCTCGGTTCCGGTACCGCGCTTCTTGGCTACTCCTGCGAGCAGTGGTGGGGGATGCAGAACACATCTAACGGCAGCAGCACTTTTTTTGAAATTTCACCGTTTTCGGTTACTATGCGGGTGAGGTTTTGA
- the tsaA gene encoding tRNA (N6-threonylcarbamoyladenosine(37)-N6)-methyltransferase TrmO, translating into MAAGSSVGQKSIRLVPIGVAHSPYTDPDEIHPLRSRSTKGTIEIFPEFALGLKDIGGFSHLYIIWAFHLSVGYKLLTSPLLASRPKRGVFATRSPHRPNPIAVTVVKLLVRRGRILEVKGLDMIDCTPVLDIKPYTLRDRKSIIRIGWLKELESSSRKKEILEADGP; encoded by the coding sequence ATGGCGGCAGGATCATCAGTCGGTCAGAAATCAATCCGCCTGGTTCCCATAGGCGTAGCTCACTCGCCCTACACCGATCCGGATGAAATCCATCCTCTCCGCTCACGTTCGACCAAGGGAACTATTGAGATATTCCCCGAGTTCGCATTGGGTCTTAAAGATATCGGAGGCTTCTCTCACCTTTACATAATCTGGGCATTTCACCTATCCGTCGGTTACAAACTATTGACCTCGCCATTGCTCGCCTCGCGTCCAAAGAGAGGCGTTTTCGCAACACGGAGCCCGCACAGGCCCAACCCCATCGCCGTTACGGTAGTGAAACTTCTCGTTCGCAGGGGCCGCATCCTCGAAGTCAAAGGTCTGGACATGATCGACTGCACGCCAGTGCTCGACATCAAACCCTACACGCTGCGCGACCGCAAATCCATAATTCGCATCGGTTGGCTCAAAGAGCTAGAGAGTTCCTCTAGAAAAAAAGAAATATTGGAAGCGGATGGTCCTTAA